Within the Naumovozyma castellii chromosome 1, complete genome genome, the region accatttttaaaaatgttCCCTGAATATATTACAGAGGTTATTGAACATTCATTGGATGTCTTATCCACTaacttcaaaaaaaaagaaaagtttGCATTTTCAAGTAACCATGGACATGCCTTGCTTATTGccaatttaattgatgTTGCTGATGATGACTATGTGTCTTATGAATTAATTATGAAGATAACAGTCTTCGCAACTTCCTTTGTGAAAAACAATACTACATCTACTTCAGCGCATTTATATTACAAGGGTTTAATCTGTTGGATTTTACTTATTggtttaatgaattataAGGACGAGCAATACCTCATTATGCAAACATCACAACTGTTCTTATTTTGGAAAGTTCTATTGACACATACCTTTAGCTACCACAATGAGGACGAACTTTATaagaatttggaaataaGAAATCATGCGTTAACATGCCTATTAACATATCTCAACAACATCCAGATCAGTTTTGATACTGCAAAACAGATTTCCTACCTTTTAACAAAGTGTTCGAATTTTAATCATTCAGTTGCTTTGAAATCCAAAAATGTCGATACAGCTTTGTTAATGAACGAAAATCGAATTCTGCAAGTTTATCTTAAAATACAGATGCACATTAAACAGGATTTTAATAGttctttattaatattactTATGAAAAACTTTTCTGATCCAAATTTACATACCAAAACCTCACACTCTGTTTTAGCTACTATAGCGAAACCTCACCGAAAAAGTGGGGCTGCTGGCGCTAATgaaggaaaaaatattgaaaagacaCTCGATTATTTATTACGCCaggatgatgattttgCATACGGACTATCAAGCAAAATAAGCAAGACAGGTATATCTCGCATAAATATAAATGGAACTAAGGTTCCAATATCAAAAATGAGTGGAAATTGGCCTAACTCTGACATTTATTGGTATTCTATACTGGAGGAGGAAGTTGTGAAACCCATCCAGTCAATTTTATCTTTAGATTCCCTCGTCTTATTATACGCTTCACACAGATATTCTTACAATCAACAATATGCACCTAAGATTACCACTTCTTTAATAGATTCCTCAATGGAACTGTTTTCTTCGGTTTTCCCATATTTGAATAGTAAAATACAGTATTCTGTGATtgagaatttgaatttatcgATGTTTACGAAAATGACAACACCTTTACGAAGTGTGGCCATTGCAGCAAATGTCTGTGTCGCTCTTCTTAATACATTTAAAGTGATGCAAAAAGAGGAAATAGCTTTAGAGGCGTCTGTCGGTAATTTACTTTTAGAGTCAATTAGAAAAATGGGATTCTTTAATGATACCTATTTAACGACGCTAAAATCCGAATGCGTGGGCCTCTTAACATACTCTATTAGTTTGGGTTTAACCGAGGAAGAAAAGGTAGATTTTATAACCGAACAAACGAACATCTACATTAAGAATGTCGTAGATATCGAGGAACCTTATTCAAGGATTTTTCATGCACTTTCTATGGCTTCCGTATTTAAATATAACTCAAAAATAACCCACTTCGGTTCTATATTTGATGTTATATTAGCCCTAATAAAGGACCCGCACCCAATTGTCCATTCGTGGTCCTTGAAAGCAATGCATGTACTATTAGAAAAACATCTTGTTATCGACGTTACAACAGCCTCTACTTTACTGCTCACGTTGGATGGCATAATATCTAACCAAGATTTTGGATTATATGGGTCGTCGACCCTTCGATACAATTATAATAAAGACTTCAATTCGTATGCAGCTATTGGACATATCGTGAAAACTCTGACCGAGACTGCTGGCCCCAATATGGAAGATTTAAATACATCTGCTGTCGAAAGTTTTAAGAATATTACCATCAGTCAATTAACGTCTTCAGATATCAATTGCCAAATGTTAGCTCTTTCAATCTATGAAAATCTGGCGACATTTAAAATGAACAATTTAATAGTTCACTCTTTATTCATTCAGCTAACAGAAAATATGTTGAAAGCGGCAGTGATTACAGGTTTTGGTTCTTCATATTTTAATTCTATATTTTCTCCAagtaatgaattatttccACAAACTTCCAGTGTAAAGAGTACCTTCCATATCTTTAAGCTTTTTACACAATTACTGAGATTAGAGAGGGGGGACCTTTTTGTCGATAGATTCAATACTTATAGTTGGATATACCTTGGAATATATCCAACCTCAGTCGCCATAACAGATTATTTTTTCCAGTGGCTTGCTTACAACATGGACAAGGAATCCCAGTGGTTCGATAACTTGTACAAATTCTTTAACGTTTCTCGAGATAATCTTTTGCAACCATTCTACAATGATAAGAAATTGCTACGAGCATCCAAAAATATACAGACTAAAAAAGAATCTGAAATTAAAggagaagaggaagaatcCATCACACATAATGTTGGGGCATCCAATGAAGTAACTTTGCATAATCAATCAGATGGTGTAAATTGGTTAGcaaaagaaacaattttgAGATTAATAATCTATGCGTCTACTGAAACAAATGCCAAGCagaattttttcaatctttccAAGCAAAGAATTCCAAAACTGATACAGATTTCCGTCAAGGCGTCCACACTAAGGTTAAAGTCTATGAAAGCTCTCGGCCTTGGCGTTTTGACCATTTTGCTGAAACAATACTCATGTGTGTTGGACTCCGATGACTCTGATTATTCGGTTCTAGAACAGCAGGAAGCTCAAATAACTGGTGCTCTCATGCCAGCTTTCGACAGAGGCACTTCACCTGATGTAATTGTATCGGCTGTAACTGTTGCAGCTGAAATACTAGTATCAAATATAGCCCCACCAAACAGACTGAGGCGCATATCTCAGTTATTAATTACACTATTAAATAGTTTCAGTGATGTTGGTTCAATTATGCGTGTCGGAAACATTAAAATCACCACACACAAGGCTAAAAGGAAAATAGAATTATCTGTCTTGAATGCATGGGCGACAATCGTCCATACATCCGTTTCGTCAACAAGAATTGAACTTTTGGAAGAAACGAAGCAATACTGGAAACTTTTAGTACCATTATGGATTATATCATTACGTGAATATATGATTGTTAAATACGAAAATATTGGAGAAGTCAAGCAAAAGAAGTTATTAACTGAGGATCGTATGATAAGTCTCAATGAACTACACATTGAATTATATGAAACTGTATGGCTAAATTTTGTTCAAGCGTTAAGCTGTGTCTTAGCCCTTGATAAAACAATAATGCTAGAATCACTGGAGAAGGATGAGTTAGAGggatttatttttatccTCCTGGCTCAATGCTTAGAAGCGatcattaaaaatatagatGATCATCAGAACAGAATAAAGATATTACCGGCTTTACATGATGTTTTAAGTTGTGGTTTACCAATgccttcattatttaatgatgatatcAACACTGAAATTGTTACAATTCTGGATCGCTTAATATCCACAGGAACCACAGAGGAAAAGTTACTGCTGGTGAAGATCATTGATGATCTTATTAAAGGATATACTAGCGAAAGATTGACACAAGAAGCGTTTCTTCAAGACATCGATAAACTTTACGAACTTCTAAGACTCCTCATGAATATAATATCAGATTTATTACCCATTATAAGCTACAACAAAGATGACAACGAAATATCAGATATTGCAAACCTCAGCCATGGAGATCTTATGTTACTTAAACAAACATTtacaatttttgaattgaatattcGCTACTTTGATGACCTATTCAAATACGATCTTTATGCCTGcttattatatatatctgGGAAAATATATCAGAGCGGTTCATGTGATAATATCATTCCAATAATATTGCCTACTTTAAAAGCAGTATGTGAAGATATATTGATATCTGATTCTGGTCATGTTCTAATCCACATTTTCTATAGGTCCATCAggaataatatttttagCGTTATTAAGAAAGAAAACGCCCTCGCCacaattttaattttgttAGCCAACGGCTATATGGGGTTTGATGCAACCGATATTATTACCATCACAAAACTCCTATTGTCTGGACTTTCAGAGGAAGGAACAAAACTGATAGTTTTTCAAggtttaaaaaatataattgaaaacaaaaatagTAATGCTTTTGGCCAAAGTATCATGTTCAACATTATAAAAGCATTTTATAATGATTCCTTGACTTATAACTTCGAAACGGGTGTTAAAGAGATATTAGAACTGCTTTTGATAATAGCGAAAATGAATGTCGATCTAAAATCTACAAGAGTTAAATCATTGTATGCTATTGTTATGATTATTATACTCTCGCTGCCTACTACCTCCAACTGTCGAGATTTTGCCAACAAGATTCTCCTCAGTTTGGTTACCCTTGATTCCCCTACCTTTAAAATTACCCTAGAAGAAGTATTGACTACATCTCAGAAAGAGAATATCGAGAACATGATCAAAGAAAACATATCTGTCAATAATACGGAACCTGCcaataaagaattagagCTCCGGAGTTTTGCTTGATTCGTTTGCAATCtatttcaatgaatatAGGTAGTAACACCGGCATTTGAGACGTTATGCTTGTTACGTGGGCGGCTAACATATCCGCGTTGTTGACAAAATGGAAAGTTTTCATAGGTTGAAAAAATGTTACCTACGCTTGATCGCGATGGGTTTCTAgagttcttcaatttctacTACGTTAATATGTAGCACTATATGTACGTaaactatatatataccTAATTAATAAGGCAAACTCAATTCTTTTAACATGGGGTCTAGAGGATTATTGACGGGTTTGCTGGGTTTGGGTACCGGGTCTGGGCTGacattttatttacttACTAAGTTATCATCAAAACAAACACCTGAATTAAACACAGCAACAGTAGTAAGCAATATCAAGGGAGAACATTTAGTAAGTGCAAAGATAAACCCGAatggatttttcaaatatggTTTTCCAGGTCCAAAGCATGACTTACAAAACAGAGGCGAGtttatttcttgttatGATAGACAGACCAGAAACCCATATTGGGTTCTTGAACATATGACACCAGAATCGCTTTCGATGCGAAATGCTGATAGGAAAAATTCATACTTCAAGGAAGATGAAGCAATCCCCGATACATTCAGAGCCATGTTGAAGGATTACTTTAGGTCAGGATATGATAGAGGACATCTTGCAGCTGCAGCAGATGCCAAATTTTCTCAAGAAGCAATGGACAATACGTTTTACCTTACGAATATGTGTCCACAAGTTGGTCAAGGATTTAATAGGGATTACTGGGCACATTTAGAATTCTTTTGCCGAGATCTAACCAAAAAATATGGAAGTGTAAGAGTCCTAACTGGACCTCTGTACTTACCAAAAAAAGACCCTACCGATGGAAAGTATAGAGTAAGTTACGAAGTGGTTGGAAACCCTCCAAATATAGCTGTTCCAACacatttctttaaattaaTTGTCACAGAGAAACCTTTAATTGGTTCAAACACGGATACCATATCCGTTGCAGCCTTTGTCCTTCCAAACGAGCCTATTTCCAATGAAACAAAGCTTactgattttgaaattccagTGGATGCACTAGAAAGAAGCACAGGTTTGGAATTGCTAAGAGCCTATCCAAcaaataagaagaaagcGTTATGTAAAGAGGTGAATTGTCAGATTGTTGTGagagatttttcaaagaaagcATTCAAGTCTGGAAATAAACAAATGCTCCCAACAACAGCAACTAAGAAATGAATAATCTTGattaaaat harbors:
- the NUC1 gene encoding ribonuclease (ancestral locus Anc_1.126), with protein sequence MGSRGLLTGLLGLGTGSGLTFYLLTKLSSKQTPELNTATVVSNIKGEHLVSAKINPNGFFKYGFPGPKHDLQNRGEFISCYDRQTRNPYWVLEHMTPESLSMRNADRKNSYFKEDEAIPDTFRAMLKDYFRSGYDRGHLAAAADAKFSQEAMDNTFYLTNMCPQVGQGFNRDYWAHLEFFCRDLTKKYGSVRVLTGPLYLPKKDPTDGKYRVSYEVVGNPPNIAVPTHFFKLIVTEKPLIGSNTDTISVAAFVLPNEPISNETKLTDFEIPVDALERSTGLELLRAYPTNKKKALCKEVNCQIVVRDFSKKAFKSGNKQMLPTTATKK
- the LAA1 gene encoding AP-1 complex accessory protein LAA1 (ancestral locus Anc_1.127), which encodes MDFIQLLEKSGSKRHDFFTWLIKNIEQLNESEDEKSVQEALQIHENLNNFIRYLTTTNDSSEYGSHYIYIRYSQLYTSCLIKIQEEYSGKIFDSAELMTNILSEQDVSLEEVEGSNDKKKKKKKTASKTTNLYTPAKDLACTIGTQLFESFGNQLTSLTPLLLSAIFKNLKKVLEKRKYHHATYMTTLIQLLNAILRNAGESILDSTYATKLSKLSKSVFDAIYLEGEEFPVNFISSIIEVWQFYFLQDSYIKEHQQDLSDALLKRFSEGELGIFGFSNDETRLFTAKSVAEILFQYYTVKRVFSLEEVMDFYCRLFSKALTRDVKTGCFESIIHFIGLCSITDRNFLTETKYLDIIRSLGDIFDSKNTKDLPVSSLIQNLQFFRHMHTIILPTIGEATEMKILFKLFTSPHEKSNDSDQSLSLESDNQWLTLLKLELTKLLFENLSSSFGSDEDIVNQIRAKLLALATSDNYTIRLYANTVFKPFLKMFPEYITEVIEHSLDVLSTNFKKKEKFAFSSNHGHALLIANLIDVADDDYVSYELIMKITVFATSFVKNNTTSTSAHLYYKGLICWILLIGLMNYKDEQYLIMQTSQLFLFWKVLLTHTFSYHNEDELYKNLEIRNHALTCLLTYLNNIQISFDTAKQISYLLTKCSNFNHSVALKSKNVDTALLMNENRILQVYLKIQMHIKQDFNSSLLILLMKNFSDPNLHTKTSHSVLATIAKPHRKSGAAGANEGKNIEKTLDYLLRQDDDFAYGLSSKISKTGISRININGTKVPISKMSGNWPNSDIYWYSILEEEVVKPIQSILSLDSLVLLYASHRYSYNQQYAPKITTSLIDSSMELFSSVFPYLNSKIQYSVIENLNLSMFTKMTTPLRSVAIAANVCVALLNTFKVMQKEEIALEASVGNLLLESIRKMGFFNDTYLTTLKSECVGLLTYSISLGLTEEEKVDFITEQTNIYIKNVVDIEEPYSRIFHALSMASVFKYNSKITHFGSIFDVILALIKDPHPIVHSWSLKAMHVLLEKHLVIDVTTASTLLLTLDGIISNQDFGLYGSSTLRYNYNKDFNSYAAIGHIVKTLTETAGPNMEDLNTSAVESFKNITISQLTSSDINCQMLALSIYENLATFKMNNLIVHSLFIQLTENMLKAAVITGFGSSYFNSIFSPSNELFPQTSSVKSTFHIFKLFTQLLRLERGDLFVDRFNTYSWIYLGIYPTSVAITDYFFQWLAYNMDKESQWFDNLYKFFNVSRDNLLQPFYNDKKLLRASKNIQTKKESEIKGEEEESITHNVGASNEVTLHNQSDGVNWLAKETILRLIIYASTETNAKQNFFNLSKQRIPKLIQISVKASTLRLKSMKALGLGVLTILLKQYSCVLDSDDSDYSVLEQQEAQITGALMPAFDRGTSPDVIVSAVTVAAEILVSNIAPPNRLRRISQLLITLLNSFSDVGSIMRVGNIKITTHKAKRKIELSVLNAWATIVHTSVSSTRIELLEETKQYWKLLVPLWIISLREYMIVKYENIGEVKQKKLLTEDRMISLNELHIELYETVWLNFVQALSCVLALDKTIMLESLEKDELEGFIFILLAQCLEAIIKNIDDHQNRIKILPALHDVLSCGLPMPSLFNDDINTEIVTILDRLISTGTTEEKLLLVKIIDDLIKGYTSERLTQEAFLQDIDKLYELLRLLMNIISDLLPIISYNKDDNEISDIANLSHGDLMLLKQTFTIFELNIRYFDDLFKYDLYACLLYISGKIYQSGSCDNIIPIILPTLKAVCEDILISDSGHVLIHIFYRSIRNNIFSVIKKENALATILILLANGYMGFDATDIITITKLLLSGLSEEGTKLIVFQGLKNIIENKNSNAFGQSIMFNIIKAFYNDSLTYNFETGVKEILELLLIIAKMNVDLKSTRVKSLYAIVMIIILSLPTTSNCRDFANKILLSLVTLDSPTFKITLEEVLTTSQKENIENMIKENISVNNTEPANKELELRSFA